The proteins below come from a single Drosophila teissieri strain GT53w chromosome 3L, Prin_Dtei_1.1, whole genome shotgun sequence genomic window:
- the LOC122617177 gene encoding E3 ubiquitin-protein ligase mind-bomb → MSCAATLSSAKDSTNANASGGGAPTNSNTNTNTNTQSTAVGVVVSSAAGGGAGGVVGGGGGGAGSLPGGTTSSSSASTNGGVATGGGGNSAAALVRRFSMEGVGARVIRGPDWKWNKQDGGEGHVGTVRNFESAEEVVVVWDNGTAANYRCAGAYDLRILDSAPTGVKHEGTMCDTCRQQPIFGIRWKCAECINYDLCSICYHGDKHHLRHRFYRITTPGGERTMLEPRRKSKKVLARGIFPGARVVRGVDWQWEDQDGGVGRRGKVNEIQDWSSASPRSAAYVIWDNGSKNLYRVGFEGMADLKVVNDAKGSNVYRDHLPLLGENGPGKGPHGFQIGDKVTVDLDLEIVQSLQHGHGGWTDGMFECLSNAGMVVGIDEDHDIVVAYNSGNRWTFNPAVLTKVSSPTTAPPEFQVGDIVKICSDVESIKILQRGHGEWADAMQLTLGKIGRVQQVYHDNDLKVEVGNTSWTYNPLAVCKVASSTASDGGCAPVIPSSERLSAILKKLFEPNVSGDATEEFVKAAANGFAARCEEYLAGAAQPSTSSASPSSGPDVNVNGVFAGHTALQAASQNGHIEVIQVLLRHAVDVEIEDKDGDRAVHHAAFGDEAAVIEILAKAGADLNARNKRRQTSLHIAVNKGHLNVVKTLLTLGCHPSLQDSEGDTPLHDAISKEHDEMLSLLLDFGADITLNNNNGFNALHHAALKGNPSAMKILLTKTNRPWIVEEKKDDGYTALHLAALNNHVEIAELLVHMGKANMDRQNVNLQTALHLAVERQHVQIVKLLVQDGADLNIPDKDGDTPLHEALRHHTLSQLKQLQDVEGFGKLLMGLRNANNKKASASIACFLAANGADLTLKNRKQQTPLDLCPDPNLCKTLVKCYNERKTDDSELPGNVAGTSSNARARAASGTLNQSSSANLPLASLAASSTFPAASSSIFALNGIANELSQSLHEDPPKSSASLDECMVCSDAKRDTVFKPCGHVSCCETCAPRVKKCLICRETVSSREKIDECMVCSDRRAAVFFRPCGHMVACEHCSALMKKCVLCRTQIDEILSFSLCCGGGGRPEKVSVAAGGMASVGLPLPDERFMEAAAAAACANASGHSVAMNNTVVTPVAGSSNQLNSQNNLLAAAAASSNVSNLAAAGNAIVAPSNVNNFQMDDVQKLKQQLQDIKEQTMCPVCFDRIKNMVFLCGHGTCQMCGDQIEGCPICRKTVEKRILLF, encoded by the exons ATGTCTTGTGCGGCCACCCTCTCGTCGGCCAAGGACTCCACCAATGCAAATGCcagtggaggaggagcaccaACAAACAGCAATACCAACACTAACACCAACACACAGTCCACAGCTGTGGGTGTGGTAGTGAGCAGTGCAGCGGGCGGCGGTGCAGGTGGTGTGGTAGGCGGAGGAGGGGGTGGGGCTGGTTCCCTTCCCGGAGGCAccacctcctcgtcctccgccTCCACCAACGGTGGCGTAGCAACGGGAGGCGGCGGCAATTCAGCAGCGGCCCTCGTCCGAAGATTCTCCATGGAGGGCGTGGGTGCCAGGGTGATCCGCGGACCGGACTGGAAGTGGAACAAACAG GACGGCGGCGAAGGACACGTGGGCACCGTTCGCAATTTCGAATCCGccgaggaggtggtggtggtatgGGACAATGGAACAGCTGCCAACTACCGCTGCGCCGGAGCCTATGATCTGCGCATCCTGGACAGTGCACCCACGGGCGTAAAACACGAGGGCACTATGTGCGACACCTGCCGCCAGCAACCGATCTTTGGCATCCGCTGGAAGTGTGCTGAGTGCATCAACTACGATTTGTGCTCCATCTGCTACCATGGAGATAAGCACCATCTGAGGCACCGCTTTTACAGGATCACAACGCCAGGAGGTGAACGAACCATGCTGGAGCCTCGCCGTAAGTCCAAGAAAGTGCTCGCCAGGGGCATCTTCCCGGGAGCTCGTGTAGTTCGCGGTGTGGATTGGCAGTGGGAGGATCAGGACGGAGGCGTTGGCCGGCGTGGTAAGGTCAACGAAATCCAGGACTGGTCTTCGGCCTCGCCAAGATCAGCCGCCTACGTGATTTGGGACAATGGCTCCAAGAATCTGTACCGCGTAGGCTTCGAGGGAATGGCGGATCTAAAGGTCGTTAACGATGCCAAGGGTAGTAATGTTTACCGGGATCACCTGCCACTCCTGGGCGAAAACGGACCCGGAAAAGGCCCGCATGGCTTCCAAATCGGAGACAAGGTCACCGTGGATCTAGACCTAGAAATCGTTCAGTCCCTGCAGCATGGACATGGCGGCTGGACCGATGGCATGTTCGAGTGCCTAAGCAACGCGGGAATGGTCGTTGGCATCGATGAGGATCACGACATTGTGGTGGCCTACAATTCCGGCAATCGCTGGACTTTTAATCCAGCTGTCCTCACAAAAGTATCCTCGCCAACCACTGCTCCCCCCGAGTTTCAGGTGGGCGACATTGTCAAGATCTGTTCGGATGTGGAGAGCATCAAGATCCTGCAGCGAGGACACGGAGAGTGGGCTGATGCCATGCAATTGACACTGGGAAAAATCGGCCGCGTGCAGCAGGTGTACCATGATAACGACCTTAAAGTGGAGGTGGGCAATACTTCGTGGACCTACAACCCGCTGGCCGTTTGCAAGGTGGCTTCTTCCACTGCCTCCGATGGCGGCTGTGCTCCAGTTATCCCCAGTAGTGAGCGTCTCTCGGCCATTCTTAAAAAGCTGTTCGAACCAAATGTCTCCGGCGACGCCACTGAAGAATTTGTCAAGGCAGCAGCCAATGGATTTGCG GCACGGTGCGAGGAATACTTGGCTGGCGCAGCTCAACCCTCGACTTCCAGTGCCTCACCCAGTTCAGGTCCAGATGTCAATGTCAACGGTGTGTTTGCAGGGCATACTGCTCTGCAAGCAGCCAGCCAGAATGGCCATATTGAAGTGATACAGGTGCTTCTACGGCACGCCGTCGACGTAGAGATTGAAGACAAAGACGGAGATCGAGCTGTCCACCATGCCGCGTTTGGCGATGAGGCGGCGGTGATCGAGATATTGGCCAAAGCAGGGGCGGACTTAAACGCGCGCAATAAGCGAAGGCAAACGTCTCTGCATATTGCTGTCAACAAGGGCCATTTGAACGTAGTGAAGACGCTTCTTACGCTAGGTTGCCATCCTAGTTTGCAAGATTCCGAGGGCGATACCCCCCTACACGATGCCATATCTAAGGAGCACGACGAGATGCTGTCCCTGTTGCTGGACTTCGGGGCTGACATTACGCTAAACAACAATAATGGATTCAATGCATTGCATCATGCTGCTCTGAAGGGTAATCCTAGTGCCATGAAGATCCTGCTGACCAAGACGAACCGTCCATGGATCGTGGAGGAGAAGAAGGATGACGGCTACACAGCTCTTCACCTGGCAGCACTCAACAACCACGTTGAAATTGCTGAGCTACTAGTGCATATGGGTAAGGCCAATATGGACAGGCAAAATGTTAATCTCCAGACGGCTCTGCATCTTGCGGTGGAGCGTCAGCATGTGCAGATCGTCAAGCTGCTGGTGCAGGATGGCGCAGATCTGAACATACCCGACAAAGACGGGGATACTCCGCTGCATGAAGCGCTGCGACATCACACTCTCTCGCAACTGAAGCAACTTCAAGATGTGGAAGGATTTGGCAAGCTTTTGATGGGCCTGAGGAATGCTAATAATAAGAAGGCCTCTGCTTCGATTGCATGCTTCTTGGCTGCAAATGGAGCTGATTTGACTTTGAAGAATCGCAAGCAGCAGACCCCACTGGACCTGTGTCCGGATCCAAATCTCTGCAAGACCCTGGTCAAGTGCTATAACGAAAGGAAAACCGACGACTCTGAGTTGCCCGGAAATGTGGCTGGTACAAGTTCGAATGCCAGGGCAAGAGCCGCCAGTGGTACTCTAAATCAGTCCTCCTCAGCCAATTTGCCGCTTGCCAGCCTGGCTGCCTCATCAACTTTCCCTGCTGCCTCATCATCCATATTTGCTCTCAATGGCATCGCTAACGAATTGAGCCAATCGCTGCACGAGGATCCTCCGAAATCGTCAGCCAGCCTTGATGAGTGCATGGTGTGCTCAGATGCCAAGCGAGATACGGTGTTCAAACCCTGTGGCCATGTCAGTTGCTGCGAGACCTGCGCTCCGAGGGTGAAGAAGTGCCTCATCTGCCGGGAGACAGTTTCCTCACGCGAAAAGATCGACGAGTGTATGGTGTGCTCGGATCGCAGGGCAGCTGTTTTCTTCCGACCCTGTGGCCATATGGTCGCATGTGAGCACTGCAGTGCTTTGATGAAAAAGTGTGTCCTGTGTCGCACGCAAATCGATGAGATATTGTCGTTCAGTCTCTGCTGCGGAGGAGGTGGCCGACCAGAGAAGGTATCCGTGGCAGCTGGAGGAATGGCATCAGTGGGATTGCCACTGCCCGACGAACGCTTCATggaagctgcagcagcggcagcatgTGCCAATGCCTCCGGTCATAGCGTGGCCATGAACAACACTGTAGTTACTCCGGTGGCTGGCAGCAGCAATCAGTTGAATAGCCAGAATAATCTGCTGGCCGCTGCAGCAGCCTCTTCAAATGTATCGAATCTAGCAGCTGCTGGAAACGCGATAGTGGCTCCTTCCAATGTCAACAACTTCCAGATGGATGATGTCCAAAAGTtaaagcagcagttgcagGACATCAAGGAGCAG ACTATGTGTCCTGTCTGCTTTGACCGCATAAAGAACATGGTCTTCCTATGTGGCCACGGCACGTGCCAGATGTGCGGCGATCAGATTGAGGGGTGTCCCATCTGCCGCAAGACTGTGGAAAAACGCATCCTGCTCTTCTGA